In a genomic window of Desulfuromonas sp.:
- a CDS encoding peptidylprolyl isomerase, with protein sequence MITTDSGLRYEELSIGNGAVAVPGKVVEVHYTGWLDADGKKGQKFDSSVDRGRPFSFPLGQGRVIRGWDEGVAGMKVGGKRTLYIPSRLGYGARGAGRVIPPNADLIFDVEVLGVK encoded by the coding sequence ATGATTACGACCGATTCCGGTCTGCGCTACGAAGAGCTTTCCATCGGTAACGGCGCCGTAGCTGTTCCCGGCAAGGTTGTCGAGGTCCATTACACCGGCTGGCTCGATGCAGACGGCAAGAAAGGGCAGAAGTTTGACAGCTCGGTCGACCGCGGCCGGCCGTTCTCGTTTCCGCTCGGCCAGGGTCGCGTCATTCGCGGCTGGGATGAAGGCGTGGCCGGAATGAAGGTCGGCGGCAAACGGACTCTCTATATCCCGAGCCGGCTTGGCTACGGGGCCCGCGGGGCCGGCCGGGTCATTCCGCCGAACGCCGATCTCATCTTTGATGTCGAGGTTCTGGGGGTTAAATGA